The genomic DNA CGGTGGACGGGGCTACCGCGGCGGCTTCGCGGAAGGCGGTCACGGGCGCCACCCGGACCCCGGAACCGGTGACCAGGCTGCGGCCGGGGAGCGGCGTCGGACGGACGCCGACCTCTTCGGCCCAGGTCGTCCGACCCACCTTACCGGCTCGCACCCGCCCGAGGCCGGACGCTCTCCTTCGCCGCGCATGTGGCAGGCGCTCAACACCTACATACTCGCCGAGGTCACCGAAGGGCTCCTGGTCGTGGATCAGCACTCCGCCCACGAAAGGGTCCTCTTCCACCGTCTTATGGCCCGGTTCCGGAGGGGTGGGGCCGAGTCGCAGCGTCTCCTCTTCCCGGTGACAGCGCGACTGAGCAGAGCCGAGTTCGCGCAGGTGCTCGAACTGTCCTCGGTCCTCGCCGCCGCCGGGTTCGAAACCGACGTCTTCGGCGTCGACACCGTGATTCTGCGCGGCGCTCCCAACCCGCATCCCTACTTCGACGCCGAGCGCGCCTTCCTCGAAATGGTCGGAGAGCTCGCCGCCGGGTCGGAGCTCGTCCGTTCAGCGCGGAACCAGTACGAGAAGATCGCCATGACCTTCGCCTGCAAGGGGGCGATCAAGGCCGGGCAACCTCTCGCCGAGGCCGAGATGCGGGAGCTCTTCGACCAGCTCTTCGCCACCGACCTTCCGTACCACGACGTGCACGGCCGGCCGACCATCGTGCGGCTTCAGGCGAGCGAGATCGCGCGGCGCTTCGGCAGGTGACCGAGGCTCTGGTCGGCAGGTGACCGAGGCTCTGGCCATAGTCGGAGCCACCGCGACCGGCAAGACGGCCCTGTCGCTGGCGCTCGCTGAAACGATTCCGGCCGAGGTGATCTCGATGGATTCGCGCCAGATCTATCGCGGCATGGACATCGGAACCGGAAAGGTCGAGCCGGCGGAGGCGACCGGCGTTCCCCACTGGGGCATCGACCTGGTCGAACCGACGGAGAGCTTTTCCGCCGGGGAGTTCGCCAGAGCGGCGCGCGGCTGGATCGGCGACATACGCGATCGCGGCCGGCTGCCGCTCCTCGTGGGCGGTACAGGGTTCTACCTGAGGGCGCTCGTTCATCCCGTCTTCCGAGAACCCGAGCTCGACCGCGAGAGGACCGCCCGACTGCGCAGCTATCTCGCGCAGGTGCCGCTCGAGCGGCTCGAAGACCTGGTGGGCGCGCTCGACCCGGTCCGCGCGGAGATGGCTGTCGCCGGCGGGCGGCAGAGAATGAGCCGCACGGTCGAGCTGGCGCTTCTGACCGGACGGCCGCTCTCCTGGTGGCACGCCTCCGCTCCGCCTGAAGCTCCGCCCGTCGCGGCTCGCACCGTCCACCTCATCCTGGATCGCGACGAGCTCCATCGGCGGATAGACGCCCGCGTGCGCTCCATGGTTGGGAAAGGCCTGGCCGACGAGGTGCGCGGGCTGCTCGACGCGGGCTGCTCGACCGAGTCGCCCGGGATGTCCGCAATGGGGTATCGGGAAATGGCCGAACACCTCGCCGGCAGGATTTCCCTGGAGGAGGCGATTGACCTGATGACCAGATCGACCCGACACTACGCCCGGCGCCAACTGACCTGGTTCCGAAATCAGTTGCCCGCCGACACGGTCCAGGTGAGCGCCGCCCTCGCCCTCGACGCGCAGGTGGGCGCGGCCCTGGAGGCGATCCGGTGAAGATCGGGATCACCTGCTATCCCACCTACGGCGGCTCGGGGGCCGTGGCGACCGAGCTCGGCATAGTCCTCGCGGAGCGGGGACACGACGTGCACTTCATCTCGTACGATCAGCCCTTCCGGCTCGATCGCTTCCGCGAGCGGGTCTACTTCCACGCCGTCGAGATGGAAGACTATCCGCTCTTCGAGCATCCTCCCTATGCGCTGGCGCTCGCTGTCGCACTCCACGACGTGGCGCTCAAGGCGGAGCTCGACCTGGTGCACGTGCACTACGCAATCCCACATGCCACTTCGGCGTGGATCGCCGCCGAGATGCTCGGTGAGACGCACGGCCTTCCCGTGGTTACCACGCTCCACGGCACCGACGTGACCCTGGTCGGCCTCCACCCCTCGTTCCACGCCATCACGCGTTTTTCCATCGTCCGCTCCGCAGGTATCACGGCGGTTTCCGATTTCCTGAAGCGACAGACGGTTTCCGACTTCGCGGTACCCGGCGAGCGCATCACCGTCGTCCCCAATTTCGTGGACACCGAGGTCTACCGACCCGACCGCGGCCGCCACCACCGCCAGGCCCTCGCGGAGGCCGACGAAAAGGTCGTCCTGCACGTCTCCAATTTCCGGCCGGTGAAGAGGGTGGTCGACGTGGTCGAGATCTTCGCGAATCTGCGGCGGGAGGTGGAGGCGAGGCTGGTTTTCGTCGGTGACGGTCCCGAGCGGGCGCGGGCGATCCTGCGGGCCGAGGAGCTGGGGGTGGGCGAACGGGTGATCTTTCTTGGAAAACACATGGCGGTCCACGAAATCCTGCCCAGCGCCGATCTCTTTCTGCTCCCCTCGGAGAGCGAGTCGTTCGGGCTGGCCGCGCTTGAGGCGATGGCCTGCGGCGTACCGGTCGTGGCGAGCGACGCGGGCGGCATTCCGGAGGTCGTCGAGCACGGAGAGACCGGCTACCTCTTCCCGCCCGGCGCGGTGGAGGCCATGACCGCAGGCGCGGTGGAGATCCTGGGGAAGCCCGGACGACGGGAGGAGTTCGGGCAGGCGGCGCGAGCGCTCGCGGCCGAGCGTTTTTCGAAGGAGAAGATCGCTCCGCGCTACGAAGCCTATTACCGTACCGTCATGAACGGCGAGGTTCCGTCCGGTCGGGAGCCGTGAGCCTCTGGGAAGCGGCGCTGCTGGGGCTCGTCCAGGGGGCGACCGAGTTTCTGCCCGTGTCGAGTTCCGGCCATCTCGTACTGACGCAGAGCGCACTCGGACTCGCTCTTCCGGGTGTGGTCTTCGAGGTCGCGCTCCACGTCGCCACCCTCATCTCGGTGGTCTGGGCCTACAACCGTCGGATCGCCTGGCTGATCCGCGGGATGTTTGCACTCGATGGCGCTGCGGTCCGGTACCTGGGCGCCCTCGTCCTGGCAACCCTGCCCGCCGCCCTCCTGGGCCTGCTCGCCGGCGACCGGCTGGCCGCGCTCTTCGAAGACGCCCAGGTCGCTGCCGGCTCCCTTCTCGTTACCGGCCTGGTACTCTGGTCGACCAGGCGAGCGAGGCGAGGCGAGGCCGACGGCGCGGACGTGCCCGGCTGGCGACAAGCCCTCCTGATCGGTCTGGCCCAGGCGCTCGCGCTCGTGCCCGGCATATCGCGCGCCGGGATGACGGTCGCGGCCGGACTCTTCCTGGGTTTGCGCGGCAGGGATTCGGCGCGCTTCTCCTTCCTGATGGCGATTCCGGCCATCGCGGGAGCCGCGGTCCTCAGTCTGCCGGAGGCGATCCGCGGGACGAGAGCGGCCGGCGGTGACATGGCGCTACCGCTCGCCGTCGGATTCCTCGTTGCGGCGGTTACCGGCGTCGTCGCCATTCGCGCGCTTGTCGGCGCGCTGACCCGCGGCGGTCTGCACTGGTTCGCGCCTTACTGCTGGCTCGTCGGCGGCATCGGGCTGCTATGGCTTGTCGCCGGCGGCTGGGGCTAGGCCGCGCCAGGGCCGCTACTCTCCCGAAAGCTCCATTGATCTGCCGCGTGCGTCCGCGAGCGCGCTTTCCGGGTCGGGATAGAAGCGGATGCCCTCCTTCTGAAGGATGCCCATCCGGGCCATCTCCTCGGCCACCTCGGGCTGCACGCCCCAGAAGTAACAGTGGGTGTCGGAGGCGAGAAGGTTCCTGGTCAGGTCCGCGAGCGCGATGCACGCGGTCGGATCGATATAGTAGACGTGCCTCATGCCGAAGACGCATCCCGCCAAACGCCTGTCTTTCAGCGACACGAGATCGGACACCGCGTTCACCGTCCCGTAGAAGAGGGCTCCCCGGAAACTGACGACCTCTACGTTGGGAGGGGGCTCCGACGGAAGCGGGCCGATCGGGACCAGAGGCTGGTAGTCGAGCATCGCCCGGTCTCCGCGCGTCACCTGGACGAAGTCGCGTATGCGCCGGACGAGAAGGAGCGCCGAGACCCCGATCCCAAGCGGCAATACCCAGCGTATGTCCCAGAAGAGAGTCGCACCGAGCGTCAGAAGCAGTACGAACCGCTCTCCCCAAGATGCCAGCCAGAACCGGCGGATGCGACCCACCTCGATCATCTGGAACGACACGAGCAGCAGCACGGCGGCCAGCGAGGTCAGCGGAACGTAGGAGAGCGCTCCCGCCAATGTGAGCACGAAAACGGCTACGATCACCGCATGGAAGATGCCGGCGAGCGACGAACGAGCGCCGCTGCCGAGGCAGACCGCGGTTCTGGCCACGCAACCTCCAACCGGCAATCCGCCCCAGATGGCGGTCGCGACGTTGCCGGCGCCTAGAGCCAGGAACTCGCGGTCCACGTTGACCGGGGTGCCGCGCTGCCTGCAAGCCATCAGAGACGAGAAGATCGACTCGGAGCTGGCGAGGAATGCGATGGCCACGGCGAAGAGCGAAAGGTCGCTCGCATGTTCCCAGCTCGGGAGCTCGGGGAAGGGCAGGGAGTTCGGGATGGCGCCGAATACGGTTCCGACGGTGGACACTTGCAGATCTAGAGCCCGGACGAGCACCGCCCCGACCAGGAGCGCAAGCGGATAGGCGGTCGCTTTCGGCAGAAAACGCCTGGCGAGGAAGATCGTGGCGAGCGTGGCGAGACCTACCGCGAAGGTGGTGGCATGGAAGCCGTCGAACCGATCCCACAGGCCTTCCATGATGAAGACGAAGTTGTGGGAGTGGGACGCCTCGCCGGGGCCGTGCTCATGGGCGCTGGCTCCGAGCCCCAGAAAGGGTACGATCTGGCCGGCGGCGATCACAAGCCCCATGCCGCTCACGAAACCGGTCACCACCGACTGCGGCATCGACTCCACCAGGAATCCGATGCGCATCGCGGCCACGATCAGCAGCAGCAGCCCGGCGGACAGGGTCGCCGTGAAAAGACCGCCAAGACCGAAGCCTTCGATCACGACAACCGAGATCAGTATGCAGGACTCGGTGGGACCACCGATCTGGAATCGCGAAGGGCTGAGAAGCGATATCACCGCGCCCCCGACGATGATGCCGACGAGCCCGGTCTGCGGCGGGGCTCCTGCCGCGATAGCCACGACCAGCCCGAGGGGGACCGCGATGACCGCGACCGCGAGTCCCGAGGAGAGGTCGGCGCCCAGATCCTTGCCGGAGTAGCCGCGCGGGACGACGCGACCGTACTCGGAGGCGAGCAAGGACATGAATCTTGGCATGGGGCCGAACCTACCCGGTCGGATCGACGCTTGTTCCTGACTCGCCGACGGCGCTCAAGACCGCGGCCTTCCGCCGAAGATCGGCTTCTCTACCGGTTAAGCGAGGGGCCGACCACCCCTGCAGGATGATCGGCCCCGGGCCGCCGCACGACTCGAAAATCCTACGCGGCCCGCCCCGTTCCGAGGCTCGCGCGGCTCGGCCGGGAACGGCCGTCCGCTTGTGGGCCCCTAGTACATCCCGCCCATGTCGCCGGCCCCCGGAGGACCGCCCGCAGAAGCCTTCTCCTCCTCGGGAATCTCCACGACCACCGCTTCGGTGGTGAGAAGCAGGCCGGCGATGGACG from Gemmatimonadota bacterium includes the following:
- the bshA gene encoding N-acetyl-alpha-D-glucosaminyl L-malate synthase BshA, giving the protein MKIGITCYPTYGGSGAVATELGIVLAERGHDVHFISYDQPFRLDRFRERVYFHAVEMEDYPLFEHPPYALALAVALHDVALKAELDLVHVHYAIPHATSAWIAAEMLGETHGLPVVTTLHGTDVTLVGLHPSFHAITRFSIVRSAGITAVSDFLKRQTVSDFAVPGERITVVPNFVDTEVYRPDRGRHHRQALAEADEKVVLHVSNFRPVKRVVDVVEIFANLRREVEARLVFVGDGPERARAILRAEELGVGERVIFLGKHMAVHEILPSADLFLLPSESESFGLAALEAMACGVPVVASDAGGIPEVVEHGETGYLFPPGAVEAMTAGAVEILGKPGRREEFGQAARALAAERFSKEKIAPRYEAYYRTVMNGEVPSGREP
- a CDS encoding SulP family inorganic anion transporter, translating into MPRFMSLLASEYGRVVPRGYSGKDLGADLSSGLAVAVIAVPLGLVVAIAAGAPPQTGLVGIIVGGAVISLLSPSRFQIGGPTESCILISVVVIEGFGLGGLFTATLSAGLLLLIVAAMRIGFLVESMPQSVVTGFVSGMGLVIAAGQIVPFLGLGASAHEHGPGEASHSHNFVFIMEGLWDRFDGFHATTFAVGLATLATIFLARRFLPKATAYPLALLVGAVLVRALDLQVSTVGTVFGAIPNSLPFPELPSWEHASDLSLFAVAIAFLASSESIFSSLMACRQRGTPVNVDREFLALGAGNVATAIWGGLPVGGCVARTAVCLGSGARSSLAGIFHAVIVAVFVLTLAGALSYVPLTSLAAVLLLVSFQMIEVGRIRRFWLASWGERFVLLLTLGATLFWDIRWVLPLGIGVSALLLVRRIRDFVQVTRGDRAMLDYQPLVPIGPLPSEPPPNVEVVSFRGALFYGTVNAVSDLVSLKDRRLAGCVFGMRHVYYIDPTACIALADLTRNLLASDTHCYFWGVQPEVAEEMARMGILQKEGIRFYPDPESALADARGRSMELSGE
- the miaA gene encoding tRNA (adenosine(37)-N6)-dimethylallyltransferase MiaA — encoded protein: MTEALAIVGATATGKTALSLALAETIPAEVISMDSRQIYRGMDIGTGKVEPAEATGVPHWGIDLVEPTESFSAGEFARAARGWIGDIRDRGRLPLLVGGTGFYLRALVHPVFREPELDRERTARLRSYLAQVPLERLEDLVGALDPVRAEMAVAGGRQRMSRTVELALLTGRPLSWWHASAPPEAPPVAARTVHLILDRDELHRRIDARVRSMVGKGLADEVRGLLDAGCSTESPGMSAMGYREMAEHLAGRISLEEAIDLMTRSTRHYARRQLTWFRNQLPADTVQVSAALALDAQVGAALEAIR
- a CDS encoding undecaprenyl-diphosphate phosphatase; translation: MSLWEAALLGLVQGATEFLPVSSSGHLVLTQSALGLALPGVVFEVALHVATLISVVWAYNRRIAWLIRGMFALDGAAVRYLGALVLATLPAALLGLLAGDRLAALFEDAQVAAGSLLVTGLVLWSTRRARRGEADGADVPGWRQALLIGLAQALALVPGISRAGMTVAAGLFLGLRGRDSARFSFLMAIPAIAGAAVLSLPEAIRGTRAAGGDMALPLAVGFLVAAVTGVVAIRALVGALTRGGLHWFAPYCWLVGGIGLLWLVAGGWG